One window of the Methanobacteriales archaeon HGW-Methanobacteriales-1 genome contains the following:
- the cas4 gene encoding CRISPR-associated protein Cas4: MISKPKKNLQIRGTQINYYFICHTKLWLFSHNIQMEQESELVSLGKIIHENSYKRENRDFALDNIINVDFIRKGDVLEIHEVKKSTKMEKAHLFQLLYYLYYLKHEKGISNTRGFLDYPKIRKKEEYELNPTNEAQLEEVFDKIKDIIDGDLPKPVKKPFCRKCAYFELCWV, encoded by the coding sequence ATGATCTCCAAGCCTAAAAAGAATCTTCAAATAAGAGGAACTCAAATTAACTATTATTTTATATGTCATACCAAGCTATGGCTATTTTCTCACAATATTCAGATGGAACAGGAATCAGAACTAGTCTCTTTAGGAAAAATAATCCATGAAAATTCCTATAAAAGAGAAAATAGGGACTTTGCTCTGGATAATATTATAAATGTGGACTTCATCCGAAAAGGAGATGTTCTGGAAATACATGAGGTCAAAAAGAGCACCAAAATGGAAAAGGCCCACCTATTCCAGCTTTTATACTATTTATACTATCTTAAACATGAGAAGGGGATTTCTAATACTCGAGGATTTTTAGATTATCCTAAAATCCGTAAAAAAGAAGAATATGAGCTTAACCCTACCAATGAAGCTCAGCTGGAAGAGGTATTTGATAAAATTAAAGATATTATTGATGGTGATCTTCCTAAACCTGTGAAAAAACCATTTTGCAGGAAATGTGCCTATTTCGAACTCTGCTGGGTTTAA
- a CDS encoding glutamine synthetase has translation MNDIKSKLLNSKTQFIRILWCDNANIIRAKALHINTLKNMNSDSELSVGISRAQQGVPVIYDGVVADSGLDPVGEIILKGDLSTLTHLPYAPGHSRVIGDMIENGEVWDNCPRGFLKKMISDAQEEGLEIKSAFENEFYLLKQADENQNDYEPSDFTPFASTYSMDQRVELIGEIVESLIAQNVHVEQYYPESGPGQHEITVKYDHALQSADNQIVFRETVKATSYKNRLRASFLPSIFPNTAGSGCHIHISLWKNQNNILHDSKDKYGLSKISRQFIAGILHHLPALMAITTPIPRSYLRIRPQMWSGAFQVWGFNNREAAIRVIREDNGNILHFELKTVDASSNPYLALGAVIAAGMDGIRENIELPEPVQKDPCILTSNERNELGIEPLPDNLGQALDNLEKDEVLLNAMGEKLSKSYLAVKNAEYEYLLKLAPEKELEILLEKY, from the coding sequence ATGAATGACATAAAAAGCAAATTATTGAATTCAAAAACTCAGTTTATACGTATCTTATGGTGCGACAATGCTAATATTATCCGGGCTAAGGCCTTGCATATAAACACTCTGAAAAATATGAATTCAGATAGTGAACTTTCAGTTGGAATTTCCCGTGCCCAACAGGGTGTTCCGGTGATTTATGATGGTGTGGTGGCTGATTCTGGACTGGATCCTGTAGGAGAAATAATATTAAAAGGAGACTTATCTACTTTAACCCATTTACCATATGCTCCCGGTCATTCCCGAGTCATAGGAGATATGATAGAAAATGGGGAAGTTTGGGATAATTGTCCGCGTGGATTTCTCAAAAAAATGATTTCTGATGCTCAAGAAGAGGGATTGGAAATTAAATCTGCCTTTGAAAACGAATTTTACCTCCTTAAACAGGCAGATGAAAATCAAAATGATTATGAACCATCTGATTTTACTCCTTTTGCTTCAACTTACTCCATGGATCAAAGAGTAGAACTTATTGGAGAAATTGTAGAATCATTAATTGCCCAGAATGTCCATGTGGAACAGTATTATCCAGAATCTGGGCCGGGACAACATGAAATCACGGTCAAATATGACCATGCCCTTCAATCTGCAGATAATCAGATTGTGTTCCGGGAAACTGTAAAAGCCACCTCTTACAAAAACAGACTCCGTGCTTCATTTCTACCCAGTATATTTCCCAATACTGCGGGTAGTGGTTGCCATATTCATATCAGTTTGTGGAAAAATCAAAATAATATTTTACACGACTCTAAAGATAAATATGGCCTATCTAAAATATCCAGACAGTTCATTGCCGGAATATTGCACCATCTACCGGCATTAATGGCCATCACCACCCCCATACCTAGATCATATCTCAGAATCCGTCCACAGATGTGGAGCGGAGCCTTTCAAGTTTGGGGTTTTAACAACCGCGAAGCGGCTATCAGGGTTATTCGAGAAGATAATGGAAATATTCTCCACTTTGAATTGAAGACAGTTGATGCATCATCCAATCCTTATTTGGCCCTTGGTGCGGTGATTGCCGCGGGAATGGATGGTATCCGTGAAAATATAGAATTACCAGAACCAGTGCAAAAAGATCCATGTATATTAACTTCTAATGAGAGAAATGAATTGGGTATTGAACCACTACCTGATAATTTGGGTCAAGCACTTGATAATCTGGAAAAAGACGAGGTATTACTAAATGCAATGGGAGAGAAACTTTCAAAATCCTATTTGGCTGTTAAAAATGCAGAATATGAATACCTACTTAAGTTAGCCCCGGAAAAAGAGTTGGAGATACTTTTGGAGAAGTATTGA
- a CDS encoding lipoprotein-releasing system ATP-binding protein LolD: MNNQNHADSNIRKNENTYSNPEKQKKPENIIEIKNLKKSYDDGKIKALNGINLEIKKGEFVSIIGPSGSGKSTLLNMIGALDVADEGSINVAGIDLTKNKDLSRFRSEEIGFVFQLHNLIPNLSAKENVEIPMLETAFSSKAMEERAINLLKSVDLPDKLDQKPTKLSGGQRQRVAIARALVNHPSIILADEPTGSLDSKTGDIILDLIKDLHQKENVTLVLVTHEPYVANMADRIITVRDGKIKEEKTNLK, encoded by the coding sequence ATGAATAATCAAAACCATGCGGATTCTAATATTAGAAAAAATGAAAACACATATTCTAATCCAGAAAAACAAAAGAAACCGGAAAATATTATAGAAATAAAAAACCTTAAAAAAAGCTATGATGATGGTAAAATAAAGGCCTTAAATGGAATAAACTTAGAAATAAAAAAAGGAGAGTTTGTTTCTATAATAGGACCGTCTGGTTCTGGAAAATCGACCCTTTTAAATATGATTGGAGCTTTGGATGTTGCGGATGAAGGTTCTATTAATGTGGCCGGTATTGATTTAACTAAAAACAAAGATTTAAGCAGATTTAGATCTGAAGAAATTGGTTTTGTATTTCAGTTACACAACTTGATTCCCAATTTATCTGCCAAAGAAAATGTAGAAATACCCATGCTAGAAACTGCATTTTCTAGTAAAGCCATGGAAGAACGTGCCATAAATCTTTTAAAATCTGTGGACTTACCAGATAAGCTCGATCAAAAGCCCACCAAGCTTTCAGGTGGACAAAGGCAGAGAGTGGCCATTGCCCGTGCACTGGTTAATCATCCATCTATTATATTGGCCGATGAACCTACCGGTTCTCTGGATTCTAAAACAGGGGACATAATACTGGATCTTATAAAAGACCTTCATCAAAAGGAAAATGTGACTCTGGTACTGGTAACCCACGAACCTTATGTGGCCAATATGGCAGATAGAATTATTACTGTGCGTGATGGGAAAATAAAGGAAGAAAAGACGAATTTAAAATAA
- a CDS encoding subtype I-B CRISPR-associated endonuclease Cas1: protein MTRKNYYLMSDGILKRKENTVYFVNKEGKRPLPINKIYSIYAYGSLTFSSQVVNLLSKEGIPIHFFNYYGYYNGSYYPRETLLSGDLLIKQAEHYLDHTKRIFIAKKFVDGAAKNMLKVLAYYSVDTPINEILSELDGCNRITEVMNVEGRIRADYYNRLDEILPEDFQIGKRTRRPPENMINSLISFGNSLMYSTVLSEIYNTQLNPTISYLHEPSERRFSLSLDLSEIFKPIFVDRLILYLVKKRMLSEDDFEKDLDYCLLNENGRKVFLREYDARLKKTIKHRDLNRKVSYRRLIRLEAYKLIKHLLESKEYKPFVMWW from the coding sequence ATGACCAGAAAAAATTACTATTTAATGTCGGATGGTATTTTAAAAAGAAAAGAAAACACAGTTTATTTTGTAAATAAAGAGGGCAAAAGGCCACTACCCATAAATAAGATTTATTCAATATATGCCTATGGATCCCTAACCTTTTCTTCCCAAGTAGTTAACCTACTATCCAAAGAAGGAATACCCATACACTTTTTTAATTACTATGGATATTATAATGGCAGCTATTATCCACGCGAAACTCTTTTATCTGGCGATTTATTAATTAAACAGGCCGAACACTATTTAGACCATACCAAACGGATTTTTATTGCTAAAAAATTTGTAGATGGTGCTGCTAAAAATATGCTAAAAGTACTGGCCTATTACAGTGTGGATACTCCAATTAACGAGATATTAAGTGAATTAGATGGGTGTAATAGAATAACTGAAGTTATGAATGTTGAGGGACGAATTAGAGCCGATTATTACAATCGTCTGGACGAAATACTTCCTGAAGACTTTCAAATTGGTAAAAGGACTAGAAGACCTCCAGAAAATATGATAAATTCTCTCATTAGTTTTGGAAACTCCCTAATGTATTCCACAGTTCTAAGTGAGATATATAACACCCAATTAAATCCCACTATTTCTTATTTACATGAACCATCAGAGCGTAGATTTTCTCTTTCACTAGATTTAAGTGAAATCTTTAAGCCCATTTTTGTTGATAGATTAATCCTTTATTTAGTTAAAAAAAGGATGTTGAGTGAAGATGACTTTGAAAAGGATCTGGATTACTGCTTATTAAATGAAAATGGCCGGAAAGTTTTCCTAAGAGAATATGATGCTAGATTAAAGAAAACAATTAAACATAGAGATCTTAACCGAAAAGTATCTTATCGAAGATTAATTCGTTTAGAGGCCTACAAACTCATAAAACACCTTTTAGAATCAAAAGAATATAAACCATTTGTAATGTGGTGGTAA
- a CDS encoding KTSC domain-containing protein, producing MRRKVVHSSNLVSIGYDVNSETLEVEFRDSIYQYYNVPESAYIGLMSEGSKGRYLQKHIKDKFRNKKIK from the coding sequence ATGCGAAGAAAAGTAGTACATTCAAGCAACTTAGTATCTATTGGTTATGATGTAAATTCAGAAACATTAGAAGTAGAATTTAGGGATTCCATCTATCAATACTATAATGTTCCTGAATCTGCTTATATTGGCTTAATGTCTGAGGGATCTAAAGGAAGATATTTACAAAAACATATTAAAGACAAATTCAGAAATAAAAAAATTAAATAA
- a CDS encoding rubrerythrin family protein: protein MEKTIENLTKAFIGESQARNRYTMYAKAAKKEGFEQISELFLLTADNEREHAKWLFRLIQELKEESDEPLDEIIVQAEAPLTLSNTIDNLKAAIAGEHYENTVMYPEFAKVAKDEGYPEIAERLMAISKAEEHHEGRYINLLKLVETATFFKKDEPVNWVCRKCGYVRNGTEPPEKCPACDHPTAYYEILCEDY, encoded by the coding sequence ATGGAAAAAACTATAGAAAATTTGACTAAAGCATTCATTGGAGAAAGCCAAGCTCGTAACCGGTACACCATGTATGCTAAAGCAGCCAAAAAAGAAGGTTTTGAGCAAATATCTGAACTCTTCCTCTTAACAGCAGATAATGAGAGAGAACACGCTAAATGGTTATTTAGATTAATACAAGAGCTAAAAGAAGAATCTGATGAACCCTTAGATGAAATAATTGTTCAAGCAGAAGCACCACTAACCCTGAGCAATACCATTGATAATCTAAAAGCAGCTATAGCTGGAGAACATTACGAAAATACTGTAATGTACCCTGAATTTGCAAAAGTAGCAAAAGATGAAGGATACCCAGAAATCGCAGAACGATTAATGGCCATATCCAAAGCAGAAGAACACCATGAGGGTCGATATATTAATTTATTAAAACTGGTAGAAACAGCCACCTTCTTTAAAAAAGACGAACCAGTTAACTGGGTTTGCCGAAAATGCGGATATGTGCGCAATGGAACTGAACCTCCAGAAAAATGCCCAGCATGTGACCATCCTACGGCATACTACGAAATTCTCTGTGAAGACTACTAA
- a CDS encoding transcriptional regulator has translation MEHVIKRKGEREQYEPTKIKNALQKASIDAGYTPEEKEDIIEEVYYNIKEQIEGKKELKTDTIKMCILTELDKCEPYIAKSWRIFDNKFKKR, from the coding sequence ATGGAACATGTAATAAAAAGAAAAGGGGAAAGAGAACAATATGAGCCTACAAAAATAAAAAATGCTCTTCAAAAGGCATCCATTGATGCAGGTTATACTCCTGAAGAAAAAGAAGACATAATTGAGGAAGTTTATTATAATATTAAAGAACAAATTGAAGGAAAAAAAGAACTAAAAACAGATACCATTAAAATGTGTATTTTAACTGAATTAGATAAATGTGAACCTTATATTGCCAAATCATGGAGAATTTTTGATAATAAATTTAAAAAAAGGTGA
- the cas2 gene encoding CRISPR-associated endonuclease Cas2: MYLIIVYDIKVERVNKVKGFLRTHLYWIQNSVFEGETTTSGFVEIKNGLKEIIEEDEDSVIIYSFRTENAFKRKVMGIEKAPIDGIL; this comes from the coding sequence ATGTATCTAATTATTGTTTACGATATAAAGGTCGAAAGAGTTAACAAAGTAAAAGGATTTCTTCGCACACATCTCTACTGGATACAAAATTCTGTCTTTGAAGGAGAAACTACAACTAGTGGCTTTGTAGAGATAAAAAATGGCCTTAAAGAAATTATAGAAGAAGATGAAGACTCAGTAATTATATATTCATTTAGAACCGAAAATGCATTTAAAAGGAAGGTTATGGGAATTGAAAAAGCACCCATTGATGGGATTCTCTGA
- a CDS encoding dinitrogenase iron-molybdenum cofactor biosynthesis protein: MKIIIASKGRDLSSEVSPIFGRSHDFISFTLNDGEINDMIASENPVRSEKGAGSLASNYLADNNVDVLITGKLGNVSFHVLRNAGIKVYKSIPGTVEKNIEMFKEGKLMEITTLQGGFPK, encoded by the coding sequence TTGAAAATTATAATAGCATCTAAGGGACGGGATTTAAGCTCCGAAGTGAGCCCCATATTTGGAAGAAGCCACGATTTCATAAGTTTCACTTTAAATGATGGTGAAATAAATGATATGATTGCTAGTGAAAACCCCGTGCGATCCGAAAAAGGGGCTGGAAGCCTGGCATCAAATTATTTAGCAGATAATAATGTAGATGTGCTGATAACTGGAAAATTAGGAAATGTATCATTCCATGTTTTAAGAAATGCTGGAATAAAAGTTTATAAAAGCATACCGGGAACTGTGGAGAAAAATATCGAAATGTTTAAGGAAGGCAAATTAATGGAAATAACTACATTACAAGGTGGTTTTCCAAAATAA
- the atwA gene encoding methyl coenzyme M reductase system, component A2: MPFIEIKNVNKSFNDIKTLENINLTIEEGSVIGILGKSGSGKSVLINMLRGMKGYQPDDGQIIYNIALCADCLRVEPPSMENKKCQCGGQFKAKSVDFWNCERHLFAAIRRRISIMLQRTFALYEDDTVIDNVLKAIDASDEESIPKAIELIETAQMTHRITHIARDLSGGEKQRVVLARQMAKEPMLFLADEPTGTLDPQTAELLHEALLEGVKNKGETMVVSSHWPEVMKKLSDYVIWLDNGKIIDDGNPETVVQRFMDTVPLPDKKTDTSIGEPIIKLDNVKKHYYSIERGVVKAVDGVDLVVNESEIYSIVGLSGAGKTTLSRILCGLTEPSSGDINVKLGENWIDMTQKGPLGRGRITPYIGLLHQEYSLYPHKNIIQNLTDSISLELPAEFGKIKALHVLHAVGFSENYAQSMLRKYPDEMSGGERHRVALAQVLIKEPKIIVLDEPTGTMDPITRVQLTDSIIKAREELNQTFLIISHDMDFVIDVCDVASLMRGGKILKTGHPQDIIKDLTIKEKEKMLKND; the protein is encoded by the coding sequence TTGCCTTTTATTGAAATAAAAAATGTTAATAAATCTTTCAATGACATTAAAACCCTGGAAAATATTAACCTGACCATTGAAGAAGGATCAGTAATAGGAATTCTAGGAAAAAGTGGTTCTGGAAAATCCGTTTTAATAAATATGCTGCGTGGAATGAAAGGTTACCAGCCAGATGATGGTCAAATAATCTATAATATTGCGTTATGTGCAGATTGCTTAAGGGTAGAACCACCATCCATGGAAAACAAAAAATGCCAATGTGGTGGACAATTTAAAGCAAAAAGTGTTGATTTCTGGAACTGTGAAAGACACTTATTTGCGGCTATAAGACGCCGAATATCAATCATGTTACAGAGAACCTTTGCATTATATGAAGACGATACCGTCATAGACAATGTCTTAAAAGCAATTGATGCATCAGATGAAGAAAGCATTCCTAAGGCCATAGAACTGATTGAAACCGCCCAGATGACACACCGAATAACTCATATTGCACGTGATTTAAGTGGTGGGGAAAAACAAAGGGTCGTTCTAGCCAGACAAATGGCCAAAGAACCTATGCTATTTTTAGCAGACGAACCAACCGGAACATTAGATCCCCAAACAGCAGAATTATTACACGAAGCACTTCTAGAAGGTGTAAAAAACAAAGGAGAAACTATGGTGGTTTCTTCTCACTGGCCAGAAGTTATGAAAAAACTATCTGATTATGTAATATGGCTAGATAACGGTAAAATAATAGATGATGGAAATCCTGAAACTGTTGTTCAAAGATTCATGGATACCGTACCCTTACCTGATAAAAAAACGGACACCAGTATAGGTGAGCCTATTATAAAACTGGATAATGTGAAAAAACATTATTATTCCATTGAAAGAGGAGTGGTTAAGGCCGTGGATGGAGTGGATCTGGTAGTAAATGAAAGTGAAATATACAGTATTGTGGGATTAAGTGGAGCCGGTAAAACCACACTCTCTAGAATCCTTTGTGGCCTAACTGAACCTAGCTCAGGAGATATAAATGTTAAACTGGGTGAAAACTGGATTGATATGACTCAAAAGGGACCATTGGGAAGAGGGAGAATCACCCCCTATATTGGACTACTTCACCAAGAATACAGTCTTTATCCTCACAAAAATATAATTCAAAACCTTACAGACTCCATTAGTTTGGAATTACCTGCAGAATTTGGTAAAATAAAAGCTTTACATGTTCTCCATGCAGTAGGGTTTTCAGAAAATTATGCCCAATCCATGTTAAGAAAGTATCCCGATGAGATGAGTGGTGGGGAGCGACACCGAGTGGCACTGGCCCAAGTTTTGATTAAGGAACCTAAAATTATTGTACTTGACGAGCCAACCGGTACCATGGACCCTATTACTCGAGTTCAGCTAACAGATTCTATTATTAAAGCCAGAGAAGAATTAAACCAGACATTTCTGATTATATCTCACGATATGGATTTTGTAATTGATGTCTGTGATGTAGCTTCCCTAATGAGGGGAGGAAAAATTCTAAAAACTGGCCACCCCCAAGATATTATTAAAGATTTAACCATTAAAGAAAAAGAAAAAATGCTAAAAAATGATTGA
- a CDS encoding ArsR family transcriptional regulator, with translation MKKVLWWLILGTRGGINRAKIIKKLNERPYNAHQLAELLDVNYRTIRHHMKILEDSEVVQSSGAKYGKMYFLSEKMENNYNEFEAVWNQIKEAEK, from the coding sequence ATGAAAAAAGTGCTCTGGTGGTTAATTCTCGGTACAAGAGGTGGAATTAATCGTGCCAAGATAATTAAAAAGTTAAATGAACGACCATATAACGCACATCAGCTTGCTGAGTTATTAGATGTTAATTATCGAACTATAAGACATCATATGAAAATTTTAGAGGACAGTGAAGTTGTCCAATCATCAGGGGCCAAATATGGTAAAATGTATTTCCTCTCTGAGAAAATGGAAAATAATTATAATGAATTTGAAGCAGTTTGGAATCAAATAAAAGAAGCTGAAAAATAA
- the rnc gene encoding ribonuclease III: MQILKKYSIQPNNTHLYDLAFLHESYSNENGLSECYDRLEYLGDAVLDLVVSEFLYNMDSSLNEGELTRKRSNYVCKKALYTYSMELGLDNHVKLGVGEQLSRREIDSIIADVFESFIGALYLDQGLSMVKEFLSKTVIPHIENKDIFFYDYKSELKQLCDKKDLKLSYDLIKEEGRPHDKTFTMAAIINSKSYGLSSGGSKKEAEQNAAKIALDKL; the protein is encoded by the coding sequence ATGCAAATACTAAAAAAATATTCCATCCAACCAAATAATACTCATCTCTATGATTTGGCCTTTCTCCATGAATCATATTCCAATGAAAACGGCCTTAGTGAATGCTATGATAGATTAGAATATTTAGGGGATGCCGTCCTGGATCTAGTGGTATCAGAATTTTTATATAATATGGACTCTAGCTTAAATGAAGGTGAGTTAACCCGTAAGCGTTCTAATTATGTATGTAAAAAAGCACTTTACACTTATTCCATGGAACTAGGACTGGATAATCATGTAAAACTTGGTGTGGGAGAACAATTGAGCCGAAGGGAAATTGATTCAATTATCGCTGATGTGTTTGAATCATTTATTGGAGCATTGTATCTGGATCAGGGCCTGAGTATGGTTAAAGAATTTCTCTCTAAAACAGTAATACCACATATAGAAAACAAGGACATATTTTTTTATGATTATAAGTCAGAATTAAAGCAATTATGTGATAAGAAAGATTTAAAACTGAGTTATGATCTAATTAAAGAAGAAGGTCGTCCTCATGATAAAACATTCACTATGGCCGCCATAATTAATAGTAAAAGCTACGGATTAAGTAGTGGTGGGAGTAAAAAGGAAGCAGAACAAAATGCTGCTAAGATTGCTTTAGATAAACTTTAA
- a CDS encoding ABC transporter permease: protein MNYLGLILKNPFRNKTRSALAIVGIAIGIATIVALGLVTSGLQASTETTLKAGSGEITVTKTGSNSFQSTGGSIDESKANDLLKISGVKQTAGILKANANISGSSMGPGGGFTVNGIEKSKLSLVGVSSVNGSVFNENANEIVLGKTAADSLNKSVGDSIDIFGEEFKITGIFETGNFMSDAGAYVPLSKLQNLTSTDNKITAISVKVTDNANVTEVSTRIADKYPNELTTSTAADQASRVNDALGYIDTATWAISLLAILIGGVGVINTMIMSVYERTREIGVLKAVGWRSRRILGMILGESIVLTLVAGTVGTIVGIVGVNILLAYSASFGTMINPVYSLDLFLRAYGVALLVGVIGGIYPAYRASKLAPTEALRYE from the coding sequence ATGAATTATTTGGGATTAATATTAAAAAATCCATTTAGAAATAAAACCAGGAGTGCTCTGGCCATTGTAGGAATTGCCATTGGGATTGCTACCATTGTAGCACTGGGCCTGGTAACCAGTGGTCTCCAGGCATCAACTGAAACAACTTTAAAAGCAGGTTCGGGTGAAATAACTGTTACCAAAACTGGATCTAACAGTTTTCAATCAACCGGAGGCAGTATTGACGAATCTAAAGCGAATGATCTTTTGAAAATTAGTGGAGTAAAGCAAACAGCCGGAATATTAAAGGCCAATGCCAATATTTCAGGCAGTTCAATGGGTCCTGGTGGTGGATTTACGGTAAATGGTATTGAAAAAAGTAAATTAAGTCTGGTGGGAGTAAGTAGTGTAAATGGATCGGTATTTAATGAAAATGCCAATGAAATAGTTTTAGGAAAAACTGCAGCAGATAGTCTAAATAAATCTGTGGGAGATAGTATCGATATTTTCGGAGAGGAATTCAAGATCACGGGAATATTTGAAACTGGAAATTTCATGTCCGATGCCGGGGCATATGTACCCTTAAGTAAACTACAGAATCTTACCAGTACTGATAATAAAATAACTGCTATATCCGTAAAAGTTACAGACAATGCCAATGTAACTGAGGTAAGTACCCGAATTGCCGATAAATATCCAAATGAATTAACCACCTCAACCGCTGCTGATCAGGCAAGTCGAGTAAATGATGCTTTAGGCTACATTGACACCGCCACCTGGGCTATTTCACTACTGGCCATACTCATTGGTGGAGTGGGAGTTATTAACACCATGATCATGTCAGTTTATGAGCGGACCCGTGAAATCGGTGTTTTAAAAGCTGTAGGGTGGAGAAGTCGTAGAATATTAGGCATGATTTTAGGAGAATCAATTGTACTCACTTTAGTTGCGGGTACAGTAGGTACCATAGTCGGAATTGTGGGTGTAAATATTCTACTTGCATACTCTGCTAGTTTCGGTACTATGATTAACCCAGTCTATTCACTAGACCTATTTTTAAGAGCCTATGGAGTAGCATTACTGGTAGGTGTCATTGGTGGAATATATCCGGCCTACCGGGCATCAAAATTAGCACCAACCGAGGCGTTGCGCTATGAATAA